One genomic window of Anaerofustis stercorihominis DSM 17244 includes the following:
- a CDS encoding hybrid sensor histidine kinase/response regulator has protein sequence MLKRKFNLKKLNLGSLMRWFRLICLILIIFDISTTVGFSISSMKENSLDTIKRTESRISEYIKSVWNLGDAIAAASTTKDTSLSLRQRAQLLIPYADAYDLFMLGITNEKGILGSTLERKQITSTAMLNDEGLGDLSSRPAFKEMMATGKLVLTDTYLAGADGKTQIYTIWIPYYNGKKIAGAITVSIKFDFINNIIISNSLQDNYYFTLVDSKNNVSANPETSIVGNSLEEAYGKSKWVSISFDDLEKNLNKGKSGDYWGINNGRLEYVDYMPIEGTPWKIVMRTDFFGSFNNTFYSLAIKLAIYLSLILLFSLRKNRDIFAREKMFNMMTENVNEVFLAYNLDKKKLEYLSSNLSHVLGISSEDWLNDTKFSSPTLKELIDYMDNGKDDKLYNIERELFNPNTNETHPFRLRVYKIVEDGVKWAFMVLTDESEEQEKKKVLEEALITAEQANRAKSEFLTSMSHDIRTPMNAIVGMVNIAYSNLDDKKKVADCLDKITLSSEHLMELIQGVLDMSQIESGKLELCKENFNLTSLLKEAYEIFKGQALEKGLDLTLDMNKIKHSDVNGDMLRINQILMNLINNALKFTPAGGFVEIKAEEVYCEEEGYGIYNISVNDNGIGIAPEFIDKLFDPFERAERSTVSKIEGSGLGLSIVNRLISLMNGTIDVVSEQGKGSCFTVCLKLKFSQGNNGATLKRKETAAENISFNKYRVLLVEDNELNMEIAKELLGMVDLNIDEAWNGTEAVEKFKNSSEYYYDMIITDIQMPNMNGYEEAKTIRELDRADAHSIPIIAMTADAFQASMERAEAVGMNGYITKPVEYNNLINTLKEWLKGK, from the coding sequence GTGTTAAAACGAAAATTTAATTTAAAGAAGCTTAATTTGGGTTCTTTAATGAGGTGGTTTAGGTTAATTTGCCTTATACTAATTATATTTGATATTTCAACGACGGTTGGTTTTTCTATTTCTTCCATGAAAGAAAATTCTCTTGATACTATAAAAAGAACTGAAAGCAGGATAAGCGAATATATAAAATCGGTTTGGAATTTGGGAGATGCTATAGCTGCCGCTTCGACTACAAAAGATACTTCCCTTTCACTGCGTCAAAGAGCACAGCTTCTCATTCCTTATGCGGATGCTTATGATCTTTTTATGCTTGGAATTACAAATGAAAAAGGTATTTTGGGAAGCACTTTGGAAAGAAAGCAGATCACTTCAACTGCCATGCTCAATGATGAAGGTTTAGGCGATTTAAGCAGCCGTCCTGCTTTTAAAGAAATGATGGCGACCGGAAAATTGGTCCTTACAGATACATATTTGGCCGGTGCCGACGGTAAGACCCAAATATACACGATTTGGATACCTTATTATAATGGTAAAAAAATCGCAGGAGCCATTACGGTATCCATAAAATTTGATTTTATTAATAATATTATCATAAGCAATTCTCTTCAGGATAATTATTACTTTACTCTTGTAGACAGTAAAAATAATGTTAGTGCAAACCCTGAAACCAGTATTGTGGGTAATAGCTTAGAAGAAGCCTATGGGAAAAGCAAATGGGTCAGTATATCTTTTGATGATTTAGAAAAAAATTTGAATAAAGGTAAATCCGGTGATTACTGGGGGATAAATAATGGCAGACTTGAGTATGTAGATTATATGCCTATAGAAGGTACTCCTTGGAAAATCGTAATGCGTACCGATTTCTTTGGAAGTTTTAACAATACTTTTTATTCTCTTGCAATCAAATTGGCAATTTATTTATCATTGATTTTATTATTCTCGCTGAGGAAAAACAGAGATATATTTGCCAGAGAAAAGATGTTTAATATGATGACTGAAAATGTAAATGAAGTATTTCTTGCTTATAATTTGGATAAGAAAAAATTGGAATACCTCAGCAGTAATTTATCACATGTGCTTGGGATATCTTCCGAGGACTGGTTAAATGATACTAAATTTTCTTCTCCGACTCTAAAAGAATTGATTGATTATATGGATAACGGTAAAGATGATAAACTATATAATATAGAAAGAGAATTGTTTAATCCTAATACAAATGAAACTCATCCTTTCAGACTTCGTGTATATAAAATAGTAGAGGATGGTGTAAAATGGGCATTTATGGTTCTTACAGATGAAAGTGAGGAACAGGAAAAGAAGAAAGTACTTGAAGAAGCTTTGATTACCGCAGAACAGGCAAATCGTGCAAAGAGTGAATTTTTAACCAGTATGAGTCATGATATCCGTACGCCGATGAATGCGATTGTAGGAATGGTCAATATTGCTTATTCTAATTTGGATGATAAGAAGAAAGTTGCAGATTGCCTGGATAAAATTACATTGTCGAGCGAACATTTAATGGAGCTGATTCAAGGTGTCCTTGATATGAGTCAAATAGAGAGTGGCAAGCTTGAATTATGTAAAGAAAACTTTAATTTGACTTCTTTATTGAAAGAAGCATACGAAATATTTAAAGGACAGGCTCTTGAAAAAGGACTTGATTTGACCTTGGATATGAATAAAATCAAGCATTCGGATGTTAACGGCGATATGCTAAGGATAAATCAAATACTGATGAATTTAATAAATAATGCTTTGAAGTTTACACCTGCGGGAGGATTTGTTGAAATAAAAGCAGAAGAAGTTTATTGTGAAGAGGAAGGCTATGGTATATATAATATTTCGGTCAATGATAACGGTATAGGTATCGCACCGGAATTCATAGATAAATTATTCGATCCGTTTGAACGAGCGGAACGTTCCACCGTAAGCAAAATAGAGGGCTCCGGATTAGGTCTTTCAATCGTCAATCGTCTCATATCTTTAATGAACGGGACTATCGATGTTGTCAGTGAACAAGGAAAGGGAAGCTGTTTTACCGTATGCTTAAAATTAAAATTTTCTCAGGGTAATAATGGAGCTACTTTAAAGAGAAAAGAAACTGCTGCTGAAAATATATCTTTTAATAAATATCGAGTATTACTCGTTGAAGATAATGAGCTTAATATGGAAATAGCCAAAGAACTTTTGGGTATGGTAGATTTGAATATAGATGAGGCATGGAATGGTACAGAGGCTGTTGAAAAATTTAAAAACTCATCAGAATATTACTACGATATGATAATTACAGATATCCAAATGCCTAATATGAACGGATATGAAGAGGCAAAAACGATCAGAGAACTTGATAGAGCCGATGCTCATTCCATACCTATAATTGCTATGACGGCAGATGCTTTTCAGGCTTCCATGGAACGAGCGGAAGCTGTTGGTATGAACGGATATATAACAAAACCTGTTGAATACAATAATTTAATAAATACATTAAAAGAATGGCTTAAAGGAAAATAA
- the thiF gene encoding sulfur carrier protein ThiS adenylyltransferase ThiF, translated as MNTPTRDEINKIMDIRFSEDIHNKLKSAKVGIAGLGGLGSNIAAMLARSGVGNLHIVDFDKVDLSNLNRQNYYIDHLGMYKTQAAAKILKSINPYLNITYETTKIDENNASDIFKDIDIICEAFDNAENKAMLINSLLTTYKDKKIVSGSGMAGYGSSNLIKTTKKMKNLYICGDGVSDINEGMGLMSPRVSICAGHQANMVIRLILGENEV; from the coding sequence ATGAATACTCCAACCAGAGATGAAATAAATAAAATAATGGATATAAGATTTAGCGAGGATATTCACAATAAACTCAAGAGTGCCAAAGTAGGTATTGCGGGACTTGGGGGGCTTGGTTCTAACATTGCTGCAATGCTTGCCAGAAGCGGTGTGGGAAACTTACATATCGTTGATTTTGATAAGGTAGACTTGAGCAATCTAAACAGACAGAATTATTATATTGATCATCTTGGAATGTATAAAACACAGGCAGCGGCTAAAATCCTAAAAAGTATAAATCCTTATTTAAATATTACTTATGAAACTACCAAAATAGATGAGAATAATGCGTCTGATATTTTTAAAGATATTGATATTATTTGCGAAGCTTTCGATAATGCAGAGAATAAAGCAATGCTCATAAATTCACTGCTTACAACATATAAAGATAAAAAAATCGTTTCCGGAAGCGGTATGGCAGGTTACGGCAGTTCCAATCTGATAAAAACAACAAAGAAGATGAAAAATCTTTATATCTGCGGAGATGGGGTAAGCGATATAAATGAAGGAATGGGGCTTATGTCACCGAGAGTAAGTATTTGTGCGGGACATCAGGCAAATATGGTCATAAGGCTCATATTAGGTGAAAATGAAGTTTAG
- a CDS encoding FUSC family protein, producing the protein MMAILFQRSTYLCSDLNNGDYINKFECMICIDSLSIFLNNVRIKIEENDNSILISEAKKLIKIGKFKDERIKTFYNSFLYMLILILKNVTIENRDNIKHPLTENVNKYLNRLNRKFSSKSFEVRYAIRLIFVMTLTVSLCKIFNISHLYWIPLNALLLLQPGYEESNKRMITRPIGTVIGCIIIFFIYPYLPGVTGIFILSFLMLSIMYSLTPGTWYQPIFSTVYALSMASLSMNNTTAIQMRLLYLFIAVFIVMLVNNLLFPNKKEYMFKLNINTLNDIQFMSWELIYKSLLSHIDNGMFHNALNYFHMIYMDSENYIKGMEDTNKAKKYRDILTVHWRMLSEAEQILWVIQTRSIDYNDMENLFRLADYFTHLEINDLFIDNDYLNDNFIFEDDNVNYFTRQYIININRLFEIYKNINI; encoded by the coding sequence ATGATGGCTATTTTATTTCAAAGAAGTACATATCTTTGCTCTGATTTGAATAATGGGGATTATATAAACAAATTTGAATGTATGATATGTATTGACTCTTTATCCATCTTTTTGAATAATGTAAGAATTAAAATAGAAGAAAATGATAATTCTATTTTGATATCAGAGGCTAAAAAACTGATTAAAATCGGTAAATTTAAAGATGAGAGAATAAAAACTTTTTACAATAGTTTTCTTTATATGCTTATTCTAATTTTAAAGAACGTTACTATTGAAAATAGAGATAATATCAAACATCCATTGACCGAGAATGTCAATAAATATTTAAATAGATTGAATAGAAAATTCAGCTCTAAATCTTTTGAAGTAAGGTATGCTATAAGGCTTATATTTGTTATGACTTTAACAGTAAGTTTATGTAAAATATTTAACATAAGTCATCTATACTGGATACCTCTTAATGCACTGCTTCTTTTGCAGCCCGGCTATGAAGAATCCAATAAGCGTATGATTACGAGACCAATCGGTACTGTTATAGGGTGTATCATTATATTCTTTATTTACCCATATCTTCCCGGAGTAACGGGTATATTTATATTGTCATTCCTTATGCTTTCCATAATGTATTCACTTACCCCCGGAACTTGGTATCAGCCGATTTTTTCAACGGTATATGCTCTTTCCATGGCTTCACTGAGTATGAACAATACTACTGCTATACAAATGAGATTACTATATTTGTTCATTGCTGTATTTATAGTAATGTTGGTGAATAATTTACTATTTCCAAACAAAAAGGAATATATGTTTAAACTTAATATAAATACATTAAACGATATTCAATTTATGAGCTGGGAGCTTATTTATAAAAGTTTATTGTCGCATATAGATAATGGAATGTTTCATAATGCTCTTAATTATTTTCATATGATATATATGGACTCAGAAAACTATATTAAAGGTATGGAAGATACAAATAAGGCTAAGAAATATAGGGATATCCTTACGGTTCACTGGAGAATGCTTTCGGAAGCCGAGCAGATTTTATGGGTTATTCAAACCAGAAGTATAGATTATAATGATATGGAAAATTTATTTAGACTGGCTGATTATTTTACTCATTTAGAAATAAACGATTTATTTATAGATAATGATTATTTAAATGACAATTTTATATTTGAAGATGATAATGTAAATTATTTTACAAGACAATATATAATAAATATAAATAGATTATTTGAGATATATAAGAATATAAATATATAA
- a CDS encoding thiazole synthase: MNKEKDKLIIGDKEFDSRFILGSGKYDLNLIEAAVKYADAEIITLALRRANTVKGENILDFIPEGVTLLPNTSGARNAKEAVRIAKLSRELGCGDFIKIEVIHESKYLLPDNYETIKATEELAKEGFTVMPYMYPDLNAARDMVNAGAACVMPLASPIGSNKGLSTKEFIRVLINEIDVPVIVDAGLGKPSEACEVMEMGADAVMVNTAIATAKDIPLMASAFKDAINAGRKAYLAGLGRVIEDGAVSSSPLTGFLRD; the protein is encoded by the coding sequence ATGAACAAAGAAAAGGATAAATTAATAATAGGAGATAAAGAATTCGATTCAAGATTTATACTGGGTTCCGGTAAATATGATTTAAATCTGATTGAGGCGGCTGTAAAATATGCCGATGCCGAAATAATAACTTTAGCTTTAAGGAGAGCAAATACGGTAAAAGGTGAAAACATACTTGATTTTATACCTGAGGGCGTTACATTGCTGCCTAATACTTCCGGTGCCAGAAATGCAAAGGAAGCTGTTCGTATAGCTAAGTTATCCAGAGAACTGGGCTGCGGAGATTTTATAAAAATAGAAGTGATTCATGAGTCCAAGTACCTTCTTCCCGACAATTATGAAACCATAAAAGCTACGGAAGAGCTTGCAAAAGAAGGTTTTACGGTAATGCCATATATGTATCCCGATTTAAATGCTGCGAGGGATATGGTGAATGCCGGTGCAGCCTGTGTTATGCCTCTTGCTTCTCCCATAGGTTCAAATAAAGGACTTTCAACAAAGGAATTTATTAGAGTACTTATTAATGAAATTGATGTTCCTGTTATCGTAGACGCAGGGCTTGGGAAACCGAGCGAAGCTTGTGAAGTGATGGAAATGGGAGCTGATGCGGTCATGGTAAATACTGCCATAGCAACGGCAAAAGACATCCCTCTAATGGCAAGTGCGTTCAAAGATGCTATCAATGCGGGAAGAAAAGCTTATCTTGCCGGACTGGGCAGGGTTATAGAAGACGGTGCGGTTTCATCTTCTCCTTTGACCGGATTTTTAAGAGATTAG
- the nadC gene encoding carboxylating nicotinate-nucleotide diphosphorylase: MNDQITMKLNMDKLILQALEEDITSEDITTNAVMRESRTGEVDLICKEDGIIAGLEVFKRTFELLDENTKVEFYVKDGDSVKNKDLMGKVTGDIRVLLSGERTALNYLQRMSGIATYTNTVASLLKNTKTKLLDTRKTTPNMRIFEKYAVKVGGGYNHRYNLSDGILLKDNHIGAAGGVKEAIEMAKEYAPFVRKIEVEVENLEMLKEALSAGADIIMLDNMNREDMIEAVKLCKGKAVTECSGNVTKKNIKQLIDIGVDYISSGALTHSAKILDISLKNLHAV, from the coding sequence ATGAACGATCAAATCACAATGAAGCTTAATATGGATAAACTGATATTACAGGCACTTGAAGAGGATATAACCAGTGAAGATATAACCACTAACGCGGTAATGAGAGAAAGCAGAACCGGTGAAGTAGACTTAATATGTAAAGAGGACGGCATAATAGCAGGTTTGGAAGTATTTAAAAGAACATTCGAGCTTCTTGATGAAAATACAAAAGTCGAGTTTTATGTAAAAGACGGAGATAGCGTAAAGAATAAAGATTTAATGGGAAAAGTAACAGGAGATATAAGGGTACTTTTGTCCGGAGAAAGGACAGCACTCAATTACCTCCAAAGAATGAGCGGTATTGCCACATATACTAATACAGTTGCCAGTTTACTTAAAAATACTAAGACAAAATTACTGGATACAAGAAAGACCACTCCAAATATGAGGATATTCGAAAAATATGCAGTCAAAGTCGGAGGTGGATATAATCATAGGTATAATCTTTCTGACGGGATATTACTTAAAGATAATCATATAGGTGCTGCGGGAGGCGTAAAAGAAGCAATTGAGATGGCTAAGGAATATGCGCCTTTTGTTAGAAAAATAGAAGTGGAAGTGGAAAACTTGGAGATGTTAAAAGAAGCATTAAGTGCAGGTGCGGATATCATTATGCTCGATAATATGAACAGAGAAGATATGATAGAAGCTGTTAAATTATGCAAAGGTAAAGCTGTGACGGAATGTTCGGGAAATGTAACTAAAAAAAATATAAAGCAGCTTATAGACATAGGTGTTGATTATATTTCAAGCGGAGCACTTACTCACTCTGCCAAAATTTTAGACATTTCTCTTAAAAATCTTCATGCTGTTTAG
- a CDS encoding L-aspartate oxidase produces the protein MELKTDIVIVGTGAAGLFSALNLPEDKNITIITKDEAENSDSFLAQGGICVLKDENDYKNYFEDTMKAGHYENDKKSVEIMINSSKEIIKDLEKYKVDFQKDNGEYVFTREGAHSSPRILFHKDITGREITSKLLNEVKKRNNIKIMEQFTMVDIINKNNECYGIIGIDKKGSIVPIKADYTIFACGGIGGLFDNSTNFPHITADAIAIAINNNIKLKNIDYIQIHPTTLYSKKKGRRFLISESVRGEGAVLLNKNMERFANELLPRDILTKKILEQMKKDNMPYVWLSMEPIDKKDIKNHFPNIYEHCLKEGYDVTKECIPVVPSQHYFMGGIKVDYNSKTSMENLYAVGETSCNGVHGKNRLASNSLLESLVFAKRAAKDITKENKKIEDINLNIDLSKYKDYNKLQKSYRQIVLDEIERKKKDYERSNHNEA, from the coding sequence ATGGAACTTAAAACTGATATCGTAATCGTCGGGACCGGTGCCGCAGGCCTTTTTTCTGCACTAAATCTGCCCGAGGATAAAAATATAACAATAATAACAAAAGATGAAGCTGAAAACAGCGATTCTTTTTTGGCTCAAGGCGGTATATGCGTACTTAAAGACGAAAACGATTATAAAAATTATTTTGAAGACACCATGAAAGCAGGGCATTATGAAAATGATAAAAAATCAGTGGAAATAATGATAAATTCTTCAAAAGAAATAATTAAAGATCTGGAAAAATACAAAGTCGATTTTCAAAAAGATAACGGAGAATATGTATTTACAAGAGAAGGTGCTCACTCTTCCCCCAGGATACTATTTCATAAAGACATAACGGGGAGAGAAATCACATCCAAACTTTTAAATGAAGTTAAAAAAAGAAATAATATAAAAATCATGGAACAATTTACCATGGTGGATATAATAAATAAAAATAATGAATGTTATGGGATAATCGGAATAGATAAAAAGGGCTCAATTGTGCCAATAAAAGCCGATTACACGATATTTGCCTGCGGGGGCATAGGCGGACTTTTCGATAATTCAACCAACTTCCCTCACATAACCGCAGATGCCATAGCAATAGCAATAAACAATAACATCAAACTTAAAAATATCGATTATATACAAATACATCCGACTACTCTATATTCAAAGAAAAAAGGAAGAAGATTTTTGATTTCCGAATCAGTAAGAGGAGAAGGTGCTGTCTTACTCAATAAAAACATGGAAAGATTTGCAAATGAGCTCCTGCCGAGAGATATACTTACAAAAAAAATATTGGAACAAATGAAGAAAGATAATATGCCTTATGTATGGCTTTCAATGGAACCGATAGACAAAAAAGATATCAAAAACCACTTTCCAAACATTTATGAACATTGCTTAAAAGAGGGATATGATGTAACTAAAGAATGTATCCCGGTTGTTCCTTCTCAGCATTATTTTATGGGCGGAATTAAAGTAGATTACAATTCCAAGACCTCAATGGAAAACCTATATGCCGTCGGAGAAACAAGCTGCAACGGGGTTCACGGTAAAAATAGGCTCGCAAGCAATTCATTGCTGGAAAGTTTGGTGTTTGCAAAAAGAGCAGCCAAAGATATAACAAAAGAAAATAAAAAAATAGAAGATATAAATTTGAATATTGATTTAAGTAAGTACAAAGATTATAACAAACTGCAAAAGTCATACAGACAAATCGTACTTGATGAAATCGAAAGGAAGAAAAAAGATTATGAACGATCAAATCACAATGAAGCTTAA
- a CDS encoding transcription repressor NadR, translated as MNAQSRRKEILNLIRYNLEPISGTTLAKKMGVSRQVIVQDIAILRAQNNDIISTNKGYVLTSDNKCSRVFKVYHRDDEIIDELNTIVDLGAKVIDVFVKHKVYGRLSANLAVSSRRDVLNFVDNINKGKSKPLKNTTSNYHYHTIEADSEEILDLVEKALKEKNYLVEK; from the coding sequence ATGAATGCACAAAGCAGAAGAAAAGAAATATTAAATTTAATAAGATATAACTTAGAACCTATCTCGGGAACTACATTGGCAAAAAAAATGGGTGTTAGCAGACAGGTCATAGTACAGGATATTGCTATTCTAAGAGCACAGAATAATGACATCATCTCTACAAATAAAGGATACGTGCTTACATCAGATAATAAATGCAGCAGGGTTTTCAAAGTATATCACAGAGACGATGAGATAATTGATGAGTTAAATACGATAGTCGATCTCGGAGCAAAAGTCATCGATGTATTTGTAAAACATAAGGTATACGGAAGGCTCAGTGCTAATCTGGCGGTTTCATCGAGAAGAGATGTATTGAATTTTGTAGATAATATAAATAAAGGAAAGTCTAAACCACTTAAGAATACTACATCAAATTATCATTATCACACAATTGAAGCCGACAGTGAAGAAATATTGGATTTGGTCGAAAAAGCACTTAAAGAAAAAAACTATTTAGTCGAAAAATAA
- a CDS encoding thiamine phosphate synthase, producing MCTYSNIICITNRHLSDIPFLERIEKIAKKHPKYIVLREKDLSENEYSKLAEEVMKICDRENVDLILHSFIDTAISLGVKNIHLPLYIAKEQKSKLKYFDVIGISTHSMEEAVEAENLGASYITAGHIFETDCKKGMKGRGLDFIKDITINISIPVYGIGGININNMDKVLKCGAEGVCIMSEFMKGNI from the coding sequence ATGTGTACTTACAGTAATATAATATGTATAACAAACAGACACTTATCTGATATTCCTTTTCTTGAAAGAATAGAAAAAATTGCAAAAAAACATCCAAAGTATATAGTACTTAGAGAAAAAGATTTAAGCGAAAATGAATATAGTAAGCTGGCAGAAGAAGTTATGAAAATATGTGATAGAGAAAATGTAGATTTGATTTTGCATAGTTTTATTGATACTGCTATTAGCCTTGGGGTTAAAAATATACATTTACCTTTATATATAGCAAAAGAACAAAAATCTAAACTAAAATATTTTGATGTTATAGGTATATCAACACACAGTATGGAAGAAGCTGTGGAAGCAGAAAATCTTGGAGCATCGTATATAACTGCGGGACATATTTTTGAAACGGACTGCAAAAAAGGAATGAAAGGAAGAGGCCTTGATTTTATAAAAGATATAACAATTAATATTAGTATTCCGGTATATGGAATAGGCGGTATAAATATTAATAATATGGATAAAGTATTAAAATGCGGTGCCGAAGGTGTATGTATTATGTCTGAGTTTATGAAAGGCAATATATGA
- the thiH gene encoding 2-iminoacetate synthase ThiH, whose translation MMSINEMRKVNHMEYMDGMEEISSDIMDKVIKEINLTDFDTFTKEDVIRALNSEEKSIEDFKALLSPAALPYLEDIARLSTNETKKHFGNSVYLFTPIYISNYCENYCIYCGFNCYNKIRRAKLTFEDIEKEMDAISKTGIEEILILTGESRKMSDVEYIGKACEIAKKYFKNVGVEVYPMNSDEYKYLHEHGADFVTVFQETYNSDKYETLHLMGHKRIFPYRFNAQERALMGGMRGVAFAALLGLDDFRKDALATGLHAYLLQRKYPHAEISFSCPRLRPIINNDKINPKDVHEPQLLQVMCAYRLFMPFAGLTISTREREGFRDNVIGMCATKISAGVSTGIGSHTDDVEEKGDDQFEICDDRSLDEVLNAIKDKGLQPVMNDYVYLQ comes from the coding sequence ATGATGAGTATTAACGAAATGAGAAAAGTAAACCATATGGAATATATGGATGGTATGGAAGAAATTTCTTCCGATATTATGGACAAGGTAATAAAAGAAATAAACCTTACTGATTTTGATACTTTTACAAAAGAAGATGTTATAAGAGCATTGAACAGTGAAGAAAAAAGTATAGAAGACTTTAAGGCATTGTTATCTCCCGCAGCACTTCCCTATCTTGAAGATATTGCAAGGCTTTCGACGAACGAAACAAAAAAACATTTCGGTAATTCAGTTTATTTATTTACTCCGATATATATTTCCAATTACTGTGAAAACTACTGCATATACTGCGGGTTTAACTGTTACAACAAAATAAGAAGAGCTAAACTTACATTTGAAGATATTGAAAAGGAAATGGACGCAATCAGCAAAACAGGAATAGAGGAGATACTTATACTTACAGGGGAAAGCAGAAAAATGTCAGATGTGGAGTATATCGGCAAAGCGTGTGAAATAGCAAAGAAATACTTTAAAAATGTTGGGGTGGAAGTATATCCCATGAACAGTGATGAATATAAATATTTGCATGAACATGGTGCGGACTTTGTTACGGTTTTTCAGGAAACATACAATTCCGATAAATATGAAACACTTCATTTAATGGGGCATAAAAGGATATTCCCATATAGGTTTAATGCTCAGGAAAGAGCACTGATGGGAGGTATGAGAGGTGTTGCTTTTGCTGCGCTTTTAGGACTTGATGATTTTAGGAAGGATGCCCTTGCAACGGGGCTTCATGCTTATTTGCTTCAAAGGAAATATCCTCATGCCGAGATATCTTTTTCATGTCCAAGGCTTCGTCCTATTATAAACAATGATAAAATAAACCCCAAAGATGTACATGAACCACAGCTTCTTCAAGTAATGTGTGCGTATCGATTATTTATGCCTTTTGCGGGACTTACGATTTCAACTAGAGAAAGAGAAGGTTTCAGGGATAATGTCATCGGAATGTGTGCTACAAAAATATCAGCAGGAGTCAGTACAGGAATTGGAAGCCACACGGATGATGTTGAAGAAAAAGGCGATGACCAATTTGAAATATGTGACGACAGAAGTCTTGATGAAGTTTTGAATGCAATAAAAGATAAAGGCTTACAACCGGTGATGAACGATTATGTGTACTTACAGTAA
- the nadA gene encoding quinolinate synthase NadA, whose translation MNDLVNKIEKLKKEKDAVILAHYYVEDEVQEIADYVGDSFYLAQIATKVKESTIVFCGVSFMGESAKILNPDKTVLMPDETADCPMAHMATIEKIEKIKSDYEDVAVVCYVNSSAELKSHSDVCVTSSNALKIVRSLPNKNIFFIPDENLGRYVAKKVPEKNFIFNDGYCPIHKEMTKENLIKTKEYYPNAEVLIHPECTEDVLEMADYIGSTAGIIDYATKSDTDEFIIVTELGVLYELKNKNPNKKFYNLGCGQCCPDMKKITLEKVLNALKNNETKVELDKELRTKAYAPLEKMLKLGK comes from the coding sequence ATGAACGACTTAGTAAATAAAATAGAGAAATTAAAAAAAGAAAAAGACGCAGTGATTTTAGCTCATTATTACGTAGAAGACGAAGTGCAGGAAATTGCTGATTATGTGGGAGATTCTTTCTATTTAGCTCAGATAGCTACAAAAGTAAAAGAAAGCACAATAGTATTTTGCGGTGTTTCTTTTATGGGTGAAAGTGCTAAAATACTTAACCCTGATAAAACAGTTTTAATGCCCGATGAAACAGCAGACTGTCCTATGGCACACATGGCAACCATTGAAAAAATAGAAAAAATCAAAAGTGACTATGAAGATGTAGCTGTAGTTTGTTATGTAAATTCAAGTGCTGAATTAAAATCTCACAGTGATGTATGCGTAACTTCTTCAAACGCTTTAAAAATAGTCAGGAGTTTACCTAATAAAAATATCTTCTTTATACCGGATGAGAATTTAGGAAGATATGTAGCAAAAAAAGTCCCTGAAAAGAATTTTATATTCAATGACGGATACTGCCCTATACATAAAGAAATGACGAAAGAGAATCTAATTAAAACAAAAGAATATTACCCTAATGCGGAAGTTTTGATACACCCCGAATGCACCGAAGATGTACTTGAAATGGCAGACTACATAGGAAGTACCGCAGGTATTATAGATTATGCAACAAAAAGTGATACAGATGAATTTATAATAGTTACGGAACTGGGAGTACTGTATGAACTTAAAAATAAAAATCCCAATAAGAAATTTTACAATTTAGGATGCGGACAATGCTGTCCGGATATGAAAAAAATAACACTGGAAAAAGTTTTAAATGCTCTTAAAAATAACGAAACAAAAGTAGAATTAGATAAAGAACTAAGAACAAAAGCATATGCACCTCTTGAAAAAATGCTTAAGTTAGGGAAATAA